Proteins encoded within one genomic window of Panicum virgatum strain AP13 chromosome 1N, P.virgatum_v5, whole genome shotgun sequence:
- the LOC120657347 gene encoding DNA-3-methyladenine glycosylase-like, with product MRSLRLRAISSVNSTHPLLRRTLGLEPQLSPSTNAAGEASPMTTSGAPTPPRFKRSSPRKKSQLRSRRLAAGEAEAAGAPALARAPLPSPLEVDAVPRIGRALPREFFEVDALDLAPRLLGKLLRRDEVILRITEVEAYRPNDSACHGRFGITARTAPVFGPGGHAYVYLCYGLHMMLNVVADMEGVGAAVLIRSCSPVTGLETIQRRRGQQTEKPILLTGPGKVGQALGLSTDWSNHPLYTPGGLEVLDGPEPEAILVGPRVGIDYASPEHVAAPWRFAIAGTPWISAPKNTLRPR from the exons ATGCGATCCCTCCGTCTCCGTGCCATCTCGTCCGTCAATTCCACGCACCCCCTTCTCCGCCGAACTCTGGGACTCGAACCTCAACTCTCGCCGTCGAcgaacgccgccggcgaggcatcGCCGATGACCACCTCCGGCGCGCCCACGCCCCCACGCTTCAAGCGCTCCTCCCCCAGGAAGAAGTCTCAGCTAaggagccgccgcctcgccgccggagaGGCCGAGGCTGCTGGGGCCCCGGCGTTGGCGAGAGCGCCGCTTCCCTCACCGCTGGAGGTGGACGCGGTGCCGCGTATTGGGCGCGCATTGCCGCGAGAGTTCTTCGAGGTGGATGCCCTCGACCTCGCCCCCCGCCTCCTCGGCAAGCTTCTGCGCCGCGACGAAGTCATCCTTCGCATCACCGAG gtggaggcctacaggccaAATGATTCCGCATGCCATGGCCGGTTCGGCATCACGGCGAGGACTGCTCCAGTG TTTGGACCGGGAGGCCATGCATATGTGTATCTATGCTATGGGCTCCACATGATGCTTAATGTTGTTGCTGACATGGAGGGTGTTGGTGCTGCTGTTTTGATCCGGTCATGTTCTCCAGTTACGG GTCTTGAAACTATTCAGCGGCGCCGAGGTCAACAGACCGAGAAACCAATTCTACTTACAGGGCCAGGAAAG GTTGGACAAGCTCTGGGGCTATCCACTGATTGGTCGAACCATCCTCTTTACACACCCG GTGGGTTGGAGGTACTGGACGGGCCAGAGCCGGAGGCCATTCTGGTTGGTCCCCGCGTGGGCATCGATTACGCATCTCCCGAGCATGTCGCAGCGCCGTGGAGGTTCGCCATTGCCGGCACTCCGTGGATCAGCGCTCCCAAAAATACCCTTCGGCCACGCTGA
- the LOC120657346 gene encoding metal tolerance protein 3-like, producing the protein MEADDRRAPLLGAGGRPPSLRRRDSARSLRSSFLSRLPDKVRPALDPESTADVDLGRAKGLSQGEREYYEKQLATLRTFEEVEALCMPGEFESDESDHGAFEDKEQKQSEFAMKISNYANIVLLVFKVYATIRTGSMAIAASTLDSLLDFMAGGILWFTHLSMKRVNIYKYPIGKLRVQPVGIIVFAAIMATLGFQVLVQAVEQLVENKPGEKMTSEQLIWLYSIMLSATAVKLALWLYCKSSGNSIVRAYAKDHYFDVITNVVGLVAAVLGDKFLWWIDPAGAVVLAVYTIVNWSKTVLENAVTLVGRCAPPEMLQMLTYLAMKHDTRVKRVDTVRAYSFGALYFVEVDIELSEDMRLREAHTIGEALQEKIEKLPEVERAFVHIDFESTHKPEHKVRSRLPATDP; encoded by the exons ATGGAGGCCGACGACCGGAGGGCCCCGCTGctaggcgccggcggccggcccccgTCTCTGCGGCGCCGGGACTCGGCTCGGTCGCTGCGCAGTAGCTTCCTGTCGCGGCTGCCCGACAAGGTGCGCCCCGCGCTCGATCCCGAAAGCACCGCCGACGTCGACCTCGGCCGCGCTAAAGGCCTCTCCCAAG GTGAGAGAGAGTACTACGAGAAGCAGCTCGCGACCCTGAGAACCTtcgaggaggtggaggcgctCTGCATGCCCGGCGAATTCGAGTCGGATGAGTCGGACCATGGGGCCTTTGAGGACAAGGAGCAGAAGCAGAGCGAGTTCGCCATGAAGATTTCCAACTATGCCAATATTGTGCTGCTGGTTTTCAAG GTGTATGCTACGATCAGGACGGGGTCCATGGCAATTGCAGCATCCACGCTTGACTCGTTGCTGGATTTCATGGCCGGCGGCATCCTTTGGTTCACACACCTTTCGATGAAGAGAGTGAACATTTACAAGTACCCAATTGGCAAGTTGCGTGTTCAGCCGGTTGGGATCATCGTCTTTGCTGCCATCATGGCAACTCTGG GTTTCCAGGTCTTGGTCCAAGCTGTTGAGCAACTGGTGGAGAATAAACCTGGCGAGAAGATGACCTCAGAGCAGCTAATATGGTTGTACTCCATCATGCTTTCAGCAACTGCTGTGAAACTTGCTCTCTGGCTGTACTGCAAGAGTTCAGGAAACAGCATTGTCCGGGCTTATGCAAAG GACCACTATTTTGATGTGATAACCAATGTTGTCGGTCTGGTGGCTGCTGTTCTTGGGGACAAATTCTTATGGTGGATTGACCCTGCGGGGGCTGTAGTGCTTGCTGTATATACCATTGTGAACTGGTCCAAAACTGTGTTAGAAAATGCAG TTACCCTAGTGGGCCGATGTGCCCCTCCAGAGATGCTGCAGATGCTGACCTACCTCGCCATGAAGCATGACACACGAGTCAAGCGGGTTGACACTGTTAGAGCTTACAGCTTCGGAGCTCTCTACTTCGTCGAG GTTGACATTGAACTCTCAGAGGATATGCGGCTACGAGAGGCACACACCATCGGCGAAGCACTGCAGGAGAAGATCGAGAAGCTGCCTGAAGTTGAGCGGGCATTTGTTCATATTGATTTTGAGAGCACTCATAAGCCTGAACACAAAGTACGGAGCAGGCTGCCAGCTACTGATCCTTGA